In Oryza sativa Japonica Group chromosome 2, ASM3414082v1, the following are encoded in one genomic region:
- the LOC4328098 gene encoding LOW QUALITY PROTEIN: disease resistance protein RGA2 (The sequence of the model RefSeq protein was modified relative to this genomic sequence to represent the inferred CDS: deleted 1 base in 1 codon; substituted 1 base at 1 genomic stop codon) — translation MGLVSTAAEAAIGWVVQSILGSFFTGQMQVWTREVGLDKQVEELETEMRNMQMVLAEAEGTKIDNRPLSESLDEIKELIYDAEDVMDELDYYRLQXQIEGKGSSAAACTNPEESSASSSTPSYIQQISNRMNQNISWVMDGKKRKREEEEEPTHSVMLPPEVKHGISERINGIVNHLRIRGNPVQGVLQLEILRQIALPKQSQNGPRKSRLTISLMTEHKVYGRDAERDNIIELLTKGKSSDLDVVPLVGVGGVGKTTLARFVYNNNRIENHFDLRMWVCVSDNFNEKSLTCEMLDHVCKDRQEYGNISNFDALQKILLEKIRHKRFLLVLDDMWEDRDRKGWENLLAPLKCNEATGCMILVTTRRTSVARMTGTMSKIDVNGLDETEFWSLFKAWAFLGNENQERDPTLRSIGQHIAEALKGNPLAARSVGALLNWNVSFEHWRKIQYKWRSILEQDDDILAILKLSYEFLPVHLQYCFSYCSLFPKDHKFCGKKLVRAWISQNFVKCECHTKRLEEIGKQYLDKLVDWGFLEEVESHYVMHDLMHDLAEKVSSNEYATVDGLESKKISPGVRHLSIITTSYDKEEHCNFPSEKFEKIIQNIRSLQKLRTLMFFGQNNTMLLRFLHTLCKESKRLRLLRFIYVTPSDISSTLNLLTPYHLRYLEFIVIYARSTYGYLDIVNTSIPQALTKFYHLQVLDGDSTGNLVVPIGMNDLINLRHLIDHEEVHSAIASVGSLTSLQELTFNVQAAGNFSIGQLSSMNELVTLRICQLENVKSEEEAKSARFIDKEHLEALSFTWNDLSMTSEPTAEKTTDDVLEGLEPHHNLKHLQLTRYSGATSPTWLASTVTSLQGLHLYNCREWRVVRSLEKLPLLQKLKLVRMWNLMEVSIPSYLEELVLVDMPKLKKCVGTYGQDLTSGLRELMVKDCPQLKEFTLFHSNLFHSQQKSWFPSLNKLTISHCQHIIAWKILPLEEMGALKELELIDVPVVEELSVPSLEKLVLIQMPSLQSCNGITASPPLQFSNSQVDQTEWVSSLCELKIHDCSNLVLPWPIPLVSYLSIKEVSAFPTLVIKQRKFTIKYSELSEMDGRIFPFHNLKSITSMRLENCPNLIYNWSEAFSQLIALKHLDISKCPSLLQRHVMSEFLHENTTPDTNYLVPSLKSLKIFSSGISGRWLTRTLPHLPSLEDFELRKCPQIKFLLISQSTGEATSSLASAETTSARDGQLLKMPCNLLRSLKRLCIYDCPDLEFCGGNGGFGGYTSLVELQIYGCPKLLSSPANEMDISLLPTSIQELWIGDLPSFFSPEGLSFLKRLWLSSSQDLKSLQLHSCTALEDLNIWGRQQLGVLEGLQGLSLLRRLNIEMNPELFAAWALKLQEQEQSGNQVGLFPPSLIELEISNLEGSIHPCFFSCLHSLTRLELGDSPELVTLQLGYCTALESLTIYDCKSLASIEGLQSIRNLRRLTTRDSPGVTPCLQLVSQQEGASGIWSRLEVLCTDGASVLTTSLCKHLTSLQSLVFWSRFNDDEPMVSLTEEQERALQLLTSLQQLEFSNHHYLESLPANLRSLDSLEALHINGCRSIRRLPEMGLPPLLTCLNLIGCSKELCLQGKMAQTEKLMVYTA, via the exons ATGGGATTGGTTTCCACAGCAGCTGAGGCTGCAATAGGATGGGTGGTGCAAAGCATACTCGGGAGTTTCTTCACAGGACAGATGCAAGTGTGGACTCGTGAAGTTGGGCTCGACAAACAAGTGGAGGAGCTTGAGACTGAGATGAGAAACATGCAGATGGTGCTCGCAGAGGCTGAGGGAACCAAGATTGATAATAGGCCACTGTCCGAGTCACTGGATGAGATAAAGGAGCTGATTTACGATGCTGAGGACGTGATGGACGAGCTTGATTACTACCGGCTCCAGTGACAGATCGAAG GGAAAGGTTCTAGTGCTGCTGCTTGTACTAACCCTGAGGAAAGCTCTGCATCTTCATCCACTCCATCTTACATTCAACAAATAAGCAACAGGATGAATCAAAATATTAGTTGGGTTATGGAtggcaaaaaaaggaaaagagaggaagaggaggagccaACTCATAGCGTCATGCTGCCTCCTGAGGTTAAACATGGCATTTCTGAGAGGATCAATGGAATAGTGAATCATTTACGCATTAGGGGCAATCCTGTACAGGGGGTTCTTCAGCTAGAGATTTTACGGCAAATTGCTTTGCCAAAGCAGAGTCAGAACGGACCCAGGAAATCACGCCTGACAATTTCTCTTATGACTGAACACAAGGTTTACGGGAGGGATGCAGAGAGGGACAACATAATAGAGTTGTTAACGAAGGGGAAATCTAGTGATCTAGATGTTGTGCCATTAGTTGGCGTTGGTGGAGTTGGAAAAACGACGCTTGCTAGATTTGTATACAACAATAATAGAATTGAAAACCATTTTGATTTGCGAATGTGGGTTTGTGTATCTGACAATTTCAATGAAAAGAGCCTAACCTGTGAAATGTTAGACCATGTGTGTAAAGATAGACAAGAGTACGGAAATATTAGCAATTTTGATGCATTGCAGAAGATCCTTTTGGAGAAAATTAGACACAAAAGATTTCTGCTAGTATTGGATGATATGTGGGAAGATAGGGACAGGAAAGGATGGGAAAATCTGTTAGCTCCATTGAAATGTAATGAAGCAACCGGCTGCATGATTTTAGTGACAACCCGAAGGACATCAGTTGCAAGAATGACTGGAACAATGAGTAAGATAGACGTGAATGGTTTGGATGAAACAGAGTTTTGGTCACTCTTCAAGGCATGGGCGTTTTTAGGTAATGAGAACCAGGAGCGTGATCCAACTTTGCGATCCATTGGGCAACATATTGCTGAAGCATTAAAGGGCAACCCACTGGCTGCTCGGAGTGTTGGTGCACTGTTAAACTGGAATGTTAGCTTTGAGCACTGGAGGAAAATTCAGTACAAATGGAGATCTATTCTGGAACAGGATGATGATATTCTAGCCATATTGAAGCTCAGTTATGAATTTCTGCCAGTCCACTTGCAGTACTGTTTCTCATACTGCTCTCTGTTTCCAAAGGACCACAAATTTTGTGGGAAAAAATTAGTCCGTGCTTGGATATCACAAAATTTTGTGAAGTGCGAATGCCATACCAAGAGATTGGAGGAAATAGGGAAGCAATATTTGGATAAGTTAGTTGATTGGGGCTTCTTAGAAGAGGTTGAGTCCCACTATGTTATGCATGACCTAATGCATGACTTGGCAGAAAAAGTTTCATCCAATGAGTATGCTACTGTTGATGGGTTGGAATCCAAGAAAATTTCACCAGGTGTTCGGCATTTGTCTATCATAACTACTTCTTATGATAAAGAAGAACATTGCAATTTTCCTAGcgaaaagtttgaaaaaattatacagAATATCAGATCTTTGCAAAAATTAAGGACCTTGATGTTCTTCGGCCAAAATAACACAATGCTATTAAGGTTCTTACATACTTTATGCAAGGAGTCAAAAAGGTTACGATTGCTAAGG TTTATTTATGTGACACCTTCAGACATCAGCTCTACACTTAATTTGTTAACGCCATATCATCTTCGTTATCTGGAATTCATTGTTATCTACGCCAGGTCAACATATGGATATCTAGACATTGTAAATACTTCTATTCCTCAAGCTTTGACAAAATTTTATCACCTTCAAGTGTTGGATGGTGATAGTACAGGCAATCTTGTAGTACCTATTGGAATGAATGATCTCATTAATTTACGGCATCTTATTGATCATGAAGAAGTGCACTCAGCAATTGCTAGTGTCGGCAGCCTGACCTCTCTCCAGGAACTAACATTCAACGTTCAAGCCGCTGGTAATTTTAGTATCGGACAACTTAGTTCCATGAATGAGCTTGTGACACTTCGAATCTGCCAACTTGAAAATGTGAAATCTGAAGAAGAGGCCAAGAGTGCAAGATTTATAGATAAAGAGCATCTTGAAGCGTTATCATTCACATGGAATGATCTTAGCATGACCTCTGAACCTACTGCAGAGAAAACAACAGATGATGTACTTGAGGGTCTTGAGCCACACCATAACCTCAAACACCTACAGTTGACTCGATACAGTGGTGCTACATCACCAACCTGGCTTGCTAGTACAGTTACATCACTGCAGGGACTTCATCTATATAACTGCAGAGAATGGCGAGTCGTTCGATCTCTTGAAAAGCTTCCACTACTTCAGAAGCTGAAGTTGGTCAGGATGTGGAACTTGATGGAAGTATCAATTCCTTCTTATTTGGAAGAATTGGTCTTAGTTGATAtgccaaaattgaaaaaatgtgTTGGGACTTACGGTCAAGATTTGACTTCTGGTCTAAGGGAATTGATGGTGAAGGATTGTCCTCAACTAAAGGAGTTCACGCTTTTCCATAGCAACCTTTTTCACTCCCAGCAGAAATCATGGTTTCCGTCTCTCAACAAACTCACTATCAGTCATTGTCAACATATAAT AGCATGGAAAATCCTTCCACTGGAGGAAATGGGAGCACTCAAGgagttggaattaatagatgtgCCTGTTGTTGAAGAATTGTCAGTTCCTTCTCTGGAGAAGTTGGTGTTGATTCAAATGCCAAGCCTGCAAAGTTGCAATGGGATAACAGCTTCTCCACCTCTACAGTTCTCGAATTCCCAAGTGGATCAGACGGAATGGGTATCTAGTCTCTGTGAACTCAAAATCCATGATTGCTCCAATTTGGTATTGCCGTGGCCTATTCCTCTGGTTTCTTACTTATCCATCAAAGAAGTTTCAGCATTTCCAACACTGGTGATAAAGCAGAGAAAATTCACTATAAAATATAGCGAGTTGAGTGAGATGGATGGCAGGATCTTTCCGTTCCATAATCTGAAGAGCATAACATCTATGAGACTAGAAAATTGTCCAAACTTAATATATAATTGGAGCGAAGCTTTCAGCCAGCTCATCGCTTTAAAGCATTTGGATATATCAAAGTGCCCTAGTTTGCTCCAACGTCATGTTATGTCAGAGTTTCTTCATGAAAACACTACACCTGATACAAATTACCTTGTCCCATCTCTCAAATCTCTCAAAATTTTCTCGTCTGGAATATCAGGTAGATGGCTAACTCGAACGCTTCCTCATTTGCCATCGCTTGAGGACTTTGAGTTGCGGAAATGTCCACAGATAAAATTCCTGCTAATAAGTCAATCTACAGGAGAAGCAACCAGCAGTTTGGCTTCAGCAGAGACAACCTCAGCCAGGGATGGTCAGCTTCTGAAAATGCCATGTAATCTCCTCCGTTCTCTTAAGCGGTTATGTATTTATGATTGTCCGGACCTGGAGTTTTGTGGAGGCAATGGAGGCTTCGGAGGATATACATCTCTTGTGGAGCTACAGATATATGGCTGCCCAAAGCTTCTCTCGTCTCCGGCGAATGAAATGGACATAAGTTTGCTCCCAACGTCAATTCAGGAGCTCTGGATAGGAGACTTGCCGTCCTTTTTCTCCCCTGAAGGCTTGTCCTTCCTCAAAAGGTTGTGGCTAAGTAGCAGCCAAGATTTGAAGTCTCTGCAGCTGCATTCCTGTACAGCCTTGGAGGATTTGAATATCTGGGGCCGTCAACAGTTGGGTGTATTGGAAGGCCTGCAGGGTCTCAGCCTCCTTCGAAGATTGAACATCGAGATGAACCCTGAGCTGTTTGCCGCGTGGGCTCTCAAACTGCAGGAGCAAGAACAAAGCGGCAATCAGGTTGGACTGTTTCCTCCGTCACTCATAGAACTTGAGATCAGTAATCTTGAGGGCAGCATCCATCCTTGCTTTTTCTCCTGCCTACATTCTCTCACGAGATTAGAGCTAGGGGATAGTCCAGAGCTGGTGACTCTACAGCTGGGATACTGCACGGCATTGGAAAGTCTAACGATTTACGACTGTAAGTCGCTTGCCTCAATCGAGGGCTTGCAGTCCATTAGAAACCTTAGGCGCTTGACAACACGTGACTCCCCTGGTGTAACTCCATGTCTACAGCTTGTGTCGCAGCAGGAAGGGGCCTCTGGGATCTGGTCTCGACTGGAAGTTCTATGTACTGATGGTGCCTCTGTCCTTACCACGTCACTATGCAAACATCTCACATCTCTGCAATCCCTTGTGTTTTGGTCGCGATTTAATGATGATGAGCCCATGGTGAGTCTCACAGAGGAACAGGAGAGAGCCCTCCAACTTCTCACCTCCCTCCAACAACTTGAATTTTCCAACCACCATTATCTTGAGTCACTTCCTGCAAATCTACGAAGCCTCGACTCCCTCGAGGCGTTGCATATCAATGGGTGCCGGAGCATTCGAAGGCTACCAGAGATGGGCCTCCCGCCCTTGCTCACATGCCTTAATTTAATTGGCTGCAGCAAGGAGCTATGTTTGCAAGGAAAAATGGCACAAACGGAGAAGCTCATGGTCTACACTGCCTGA
- the LOC4328101 gene encoding butanoate--CoA ligase AAE1, whose translation MEGALLCAANHAPLTPITFLDRAALVYPDRPAIVASSSGLTRTWRETRDRCLRLTAALAALGVHRHHVVAVFAQNIPAMCELHFGIPMAGAVICTLNSRLDAAMASVLLRHSEAKLIFVDCALLDVAHDAIRRISQSGATPPVLVLISELLDDPSDAKLPSGRVDYEYEHLVGNAGSSPEFAVRWPADENEPIALNYTSGTTSRPKGVIYSHRGAYLNSLAAVLLNDMASTPVYLWTVPMFHCNGWCMAWGVAAQGGTNVCVRRVTAATIFDAVARHGVTHMGGAPTVLSMIVNATAEEQRPVARRVTVMTGGAPPPPKVLHRMEEQGFLVIHSYGLTETYGPATVCTWRPEWDALPAEERARIKSRQGVHHHGLEVDVKDPATMRSVPRDGKTMGEVMLRGNTVMSGYYKDGAATAEALAGGWFRSGDLAVRHEDGYVKVLDRSKDIIISGGENISTIEVEAALFSHPAVEEAAVVGRPDDYWGETPCAFVKLRPGAAAAAKAGVVEEELMAYCRARLPRYMAPRTVVVVEEGLPKTATGKVQKFELRARAKAMGTVPAAAAAKSKRSKL comes from the exons atggagggcgCCCTGCTCTGCGCCGCCAACCACGCGCCGCTCACGCCCATCACCTTCCTCGACCGCGCCGCCCTCGTCTACCCCGACCGCCCCGCcatcgtcgcctcctcctccgggcTCACCCGCACCTGGCGGGAGACGCGTGACCGCTGCCTCCGCctcaccgccgccctcgccgccctcggcGTCCACCGCCACCACGTG GTTGCGGTATTCGCGCAGAATATTCCGGCGATGTGCGAGCTCCACTTCGGCATCCCGATGGCCGGCGCCGTCATCTGCACGCTCAACTCCCGCCTCGACGCCGCCATGGCCTCCGTCCTGCTCCGCCACTCGGAGGCCAAGCTCATCTTCGTCGACTGCGCGCTGCTCGACGTCGCCCACGACGCCATCCGCCGCATCTCCCAATCGGGCGCCACGCCTCCCGTCCTCGTCCTCATCAGCGAGCTCCTCGACGACCCATCCGATGCCAAGCTCCCGTCCGGTCGTGTCGACTACGAGTACGAGCACCTCGTCGGCAATGCCGGGTCGTCGCCGGAGTTCGCGGTGCGGTGGCCCGCCGACGAGAACGAGCCGATCGCGCTCAACTACACGTCGGGCACGACGTCGAGGCCCAAGGGCGTGATCTACAGCCACCGCGGCGCGTACCTGAacagcctcgccgccgtgctcctcaACGACATGGCGTCCACGCCGGTGTACCTGTGGACGGTGCCCATGTTCCACTGCAACGGGTGGTGCATGGCGTGGGGCGTCGCGGCGCAGGGCGGCACCAACGTGTGCGTCCGCAGGGTCACCGCGGCCACCATCTTCGACGCCGTGGCGCGCCACGGCGTCACCCACATGGGCGGCGCGCCCACGGTGCTGAGCATGATCGTGAACGCCAcggcggaggagcagcggcCGGTGGCGAGGAGGGTGACGGTGAtgaccggcggcgcgccgccgccgccgaaggtgCTGCACCGGATGGAGGAGCAGGGGTTCCTGGTGATCCACTCGTACGGGCTGACGGAGACGTACGGCCCGGCGACGGTGTGCACGTGGAGGCCGGAGTGGGACGCGCTGCCGGCGGAGGAGCGGGCGCGGATCAAGTCGCGGCAGGGGGTGCACCACCACGGCCTGGAGGTGGACGTCAAGGACCCCGCCACGATGCGGAGCGTGCCGCGCGACGGGAAGACGATGGGGGAGGTGATGCTGCGGGGGAACACGGTGATGAGCGGCTACTACaaggacggcgcggcgacggcggaggcgctcGCCGGTGGGTGGTTCCGGTCCGGCGACCTGGCGGTGCGGCACGAGGACGGGTACGTGAAGGTGCTCGACCGGTCCAAGGACATCATAATCTCGGGCGGGGAGAACATCAGCACAatcgaggtggaggcggcgctgtTCAGCCacccggcggtggaggaggcggcggtggtggggcggCCGGACGACTACTGGGGCGAGACGCCGTGCGCGTTCGTGAAGCTGAggcccggcgcggcggcggcggcgaaggcgggggtggtggaggaggagctgatGGCGTACTGCAGGGCGAGGCTGCCGAGGTACATGGCGCCgcggacggtggtggtggtggaggaggggcTGCCGAAGACGGCGACGGGGAAGGTGCAGAAGTTCGAGCTGCGGGCGCGCGCCAAGGCCATGGGCAccgtcccggcggcggcggcggcgaagtcgaAGAGGAGCAAGCTCTGA
- the LOC107276030 gene encoding sialyltransferase-like protein 4: MYGFTVDPGCKEWMRYFSESRKGHTSLHGRAYYQMMECLGLVKIHSPMRGDPGRVVKWLPTKDTIEAARAASEKLLKRPGAGSEGPLSSCTMIKKLEKVKTAKRSVVHDAALNHLEYIRGSTRYPLERNAGGGYFCMINDR, from the exons ATGTATGGATTTACAGTAGACCCAGGATGCAAGGAATG GATGAGGTACTTTTCGGAGTCCAGAAAGGGACACACTTCACTACATGGGAGAGCATATTATCAAATGATGGAATGTCTTGGT CTTGTAAAAATCCACTCACCTATGCGAGGTGATCCTGGCAGAGTAGTAAAGTGGCTTCCAACCAAGGACACCATTGAAGCTGCTAGGGCTGCTTCTGAGAAACTGTTGAA GAGACCTGGAGCTGGAAGCGAGGGCCCTTTGAGCTCTTGCACCATGATAAAGAAGCTCGAGAAAGTGAAGACAGCAAAAAGATCCGTTGTCCACGATGCTGCCTTGAACCACCTGGAGTACATAAGAGGTTCCACCAGGTACCCTCTGGAGCGAAATGCTGGGGGCGGTTACTTCTGCATGATCAACGACAGATAG
- the LOC4328100 gene encoding AUGMIN subunit 4, which translates to MSKAAAAASLPPPPPEVAHLVDQLQRHHLAPDASLLSSCAHSDLLQAREEVASERARYLEALAVYAEAIAMVEEYQHAISTGVANAGKKLNCSPQVYESLEHHLAVAEAAQRLRLPLLSQDGDVHEEEIEKLSTLSRSSFDSTMTSAAPSSSSISTSYNNYSSTASAATVAAAPGTGGSEPVEPGVGGVPDRFLGITSDYLYQVQQEQPAMTVDMVDYQRTLAREIEARLEAKCDALADLFAMDERDSSSISQISSARLPERVKLIIEEIEKEEALLLDDLASMDRKFAEHYNVLEQILAVLIQFVKDKKLEHQHQYDDLKKTWLIKRCRTMNAKLSYLEHHLLRDTYTKETVPALHRIRKYLVEATKEASNSYTEAVSRLREYQGVDPHFDVIARQYHEIVKKLEGMQWTIHQVEMDLKPHHDHADV; encoded by the exons atgtccaaggccgccgccgccgcgtcgctccctccgccgccgccggaggtggcGCACCTGGTGGATCAGCTCCAGCGCCACCACCTCGCCCCcgacgcctccctcctctccagcTGCGCCCACTCCGACCTCCTCCAG GCGCGGGAGGAGGTCGCGTCGGAGCGCGCGCGATACCTGGAGGCACTG GCTGTGTACGCGGAGGCCATTGCTATGGTGGAGGAGTATCAGCACGCCATCTCCACTGGCGTCGCCAACGCTGGGAAGAAGCTCAACTGCTCCCCGCAG GTGTACGAGTCATTGGAGCACCATTTGGCGGTTGCAGAGGCTGCGCAGAGGTTAAGGCTTCCACTGCTCTCGCAGGATGGAGATGTACATGAGGAGGAGATAGAGAAGCTGAGCACCTTGTCTAGGAGCTCATTCGATAGCACCATGACAAGTGCCGCACCTAGCTCGAGTTCAATCTCGACTAGTTACAATAACTACAGCAGCACCGCAAGTGCAGCCACTGTTGCTGCGGCCCCTGGTACTGGTGGTTCGGAGCCAGTTGAGCCTGGTGTTGGCGGTGTTCCTGATCGTTTTCTTGGAATCACATCGGATTATCTCTACCAGGTGCAGCAAGAGCAGCCAGCCATGACCGTG GACATGGTTGACTATCAACGAACTCTGGCAAGAGAGATTGAGGCCCGCTTAGAAGCCAAGTGTGATGCTTTAGCTGATCTGTTTGCAATGGATGAAAGGG ATTCATCATCCATTAGTCAGATTTCAAGTGCCAGACTTCCAGAAAG GGTGAAGTTAATTATTGAAGAGATTGAAAAGGAAGAGGCCCTTCTACTAGACGATCTTGCTTCGATGGATAGAAAATTTGCCGAACACTATAAT GTCCTGGAGCAAATTCTTGCTGTACTTATACAGTTCGTTAAAGACAAGAAATTGGAACATCAGCATCAATAT GATGATCTGAAGAAGACTTGGCTTATTAAAAGGTGCCGGACAATGAATGCTAAATTAAG CTATCTTGAGCATCATCTCTTGCGTGACACCTataccaaggaaacagtaccgGCACTACATAGGATCAG GAAATATCTAGTAGAGGCCACGAAAGAAGCATCCAATTCTTATACTGAAGCG GTTTCACGGTTGCGCGAGTACCAAGGTGTAGATCCACACTTTGATGTAATTGCAAGGCAATACCATGAGATTGTAAAG AAACTGGAGGGCATGCAATGGACGATTCATCAGGTCGAAATGGATCTGAAGCCTCACCATGACCATGCAGATGTCTAG
- the LOC4328099 gene encoding uncharacterized protein, producing MNDLVILGISQLENVKTKKEARSARLMDKEHLKELSLSWNDNMSSGPTEENTRYDVLEGLEPHGNLKHLQLTGYSGATSPTWFASKVTSLQVLHLENCTEWRIVQYLEMLPLLRKLKLIRMWNLVEVSIPSYLEELVLVNMPKLENCVGTYGIELTSRIRVLMVKDCPQLNEFVLFHRDHFHAEQKSWFPSLNKLMIGHCYRIIMWKILPLEEMRALKELELMDVPIVEELPVPSLENLVVSLPIPPSPLMSYSSIKRLSAFPTMEINNRKFTIESDELSELDGRILSFHNLKGVTSIYLRRCPNLTRISTEGFNQLITLECLVIQKCPNLFQLQISDQANNTSSATNIPALPSLKSLTISSCGIAEREVTSSLASAEITSAGDEQLLQIPCSLLHSLMWLSISECPDLEFCGGSGGFAGFTSLVQLQIKNCPKLVSALVSETNDNGLLPMSLQDLSLSPLSVSENLQSFSPEGLPCLRRLSLCRSQHLKSMQLHSCTSLEYLKISGCRSLVVLEGLSSLRRLDIQMNPELSAAWHLKLQEQEQGGNQAQVFPPSLVELHISNLEGSISSQFLCLPSVTKLAVRDSPALKSIQLKHCMTLEKLEIINCKLLASIEDFHSIRNLRSLKVLGTRSLSPYLQQEASGMWFRLESLMIDDAAVLSVHLCIQLTSLRILQFWSMGMASLTEEQERALQLLTSLRQLGFSRCQKLESLPANLRSLDFLEVLRIDECRSIRRLPEMGLPPSLSYLDLYGCCEELCMQGRMAETEKLKVEIIYKQ from the exons ATGAATGATCTTGTAATACTTGGAATTTCTCAACTCGAAAATGTGAAAACTAAAAAAGAGGCCAGAAGTGCAAGGTTGATGGACAAAGAGCACCTCAAAGAGTTGTCATTGTCATGGAATGATAACATGAGCTCTGGACCTACTGAAGAGAATACAAGATATGATGTGCTTGAGGGTCTTGAACCTCATGGTAATCTCAAACATCTGCAATTAACTGGGTACAGTGGTGCTACATCCCCAACTTGGTTTGCCAGTAAAGTTACCTCGTTGCAGGTACTTCATTTAGAGAACTGCACAGAATGGAGAATTGTTCAGTATCTTGAAATGCTCCCACTGCTTAGGAAGCTGAAGTTGATCAGGATGTGGAACTTGGTGGAAGTTTCAATTCCTTCCTATTTGGAGGAGTTGGTCTTAGTTAATATGCCTAAATTGGAGAACTGTGTTGGCACGTACGGTATAGAGTTGACTTCCCGTATAAGGGTATTGATGGTGAAGGATTGCCCTCAACTAAACGAGTTTGTGCTTTTCCACAGGGATCATTTTCATGCTGAGCAAAAGTCATGGTTTCCATCTCTCAACAAACTCATGATAGGTCACTGTTACCGCATAAT AATGTGGAAAATCCTTCCTCTAGAAGAAATGCGAGCGCTCAAGGAGTTGGAGTTAATGGATGTGCCTATTGTCGAAGAATTGCCAGTTCCTTCTCTGGAAAA TTTGGTAGTGTCCCTTCCTATTCCGCCCTCTCCTCTTATGTCTTACTCGTCCATCAAGAGACTTTCAGCATTTCCAACAATGGAGATAAACAATAGGAAGTTCACTATTGAATCTGACGAGTTGAGTGAACTGGATGGCAGGATCTTATCATTCCATAATCTGAAGGGTGTTACATCGATCTACCTTCGAAGGTGTCCAAACTTGACTCGTATTTCAACTGAAGGTTTCAACCAGCTCATCACTTTAGAGTGTCTGGTTATACAAAAGTGTCCTAATTTGTTCCAGCTACAGATCTCAGATCAGGCAAATAATACTTCATCTGCTACAAACATCCCTGCCCTCCCATCTCTCAAATCTCTCACCATTTCATCATGTGGCATAGCAG AAAGGGAAGTAACCAGCAGTTTGGCTTCAGCAGAGATAACCTCAGCAGGGGATGAACAGCTTCTGCAAATTCCATGTAGTCTCCTCCATTCTCTAATGTGGCTCTCCATTTCTGAATGTCCAGACCTAGAGTTTTGTGGTGGCAGTGGTGGCTTTGCAGGATTCACCTCTCTTGTGCAGCTACAGATTAAGAATTGCCCCAAGCTGGTCTCAGCATTGGTGAGCGAAACAAATGATAATGGATTACTCCCAATGTCACTTCAAGATCTTAGCCTCAGTCCTCTCTCAGTCTCAGAAAACTTGCAGTCCTTCTCCCCTGAAGGCCTTCCCTGCCTAAGAAGGTTAAGCCTATGTAGGAGCCAGCATTTGAAGTCCATGCAGCTTCATTCCTGTACATCCTTGGAGTATCTGAAAATCTCGGGATGCCGATCCCTGGTTGTGTTGGAGGGCCTCAGCTCCCTTCGAAGATTGGACATCCAGATGAATCCTGAGCTGTCAGCTGCATGGCATCTCAaactgcaagaacaagaacaaggtGGCAATCAGGCTCAGGTGTTTCCTCCATCACTTGTTGAACTTCACATCTCAAATCTCGAAGGAAGCATCAGTTCGCAATTTCTGTGTCTTCCTTCAGTAACAAAATTAGCAGTGCGAGATAGTCCAGCCTTGAAGTCTATTCAGTTGAAACACTGCATGACACTGGAAAAGCTAGAGATTATCAACTGCAAGTTGCTTGCTTCAATCGAGGATTTCCACTCAATTAGAAACCTTAGATCCTTGAAGGTACTTGGCACCCGCAGCTTATCTCCATATCTGCAGCAAGAGGCCTCTGGGATGTGGTTCCGACTGGAAAGTCTAATGATTGATGATGCAGCTGTGCTCTCTGTGCACTTATGCATACAGCTCACATCTCTAAGAATCCTACAATTCTGGTCTATGGGCATGGCGAGCCTGACGGAGGAACAAGAGAGAGCACTCCAGCTTCTCACCTCCCTCCGACAACTTGGTTTCTCGCGGTGCCAGAAGCTTGAGTCACTTCCTGCAAATCTACGAAGCCTTGACTTCCTCGAGGTGCTACGTATCGATGAGTGCCGGAGCATCCGAAGGTTGCCGGAGATGGGCCTCCCGCCTTCTCTCAGTTACCTTGATTTGTACGGCTGCTGCGAGGAGCTCTGTATGCAAGGCAGAATGGCAGAAACGGAGAAGCTTAAAGTTGAGATTATTTACAAACAGTGA